The following proteins are encoded in a genomic region of Vanessa tameamea isolate UH-Manoa-2023 chromosome 4, ilVanTame1 primary haplotype, whole genome shotgun sequence:
- the Prim2 gene encoding DNA primase large subunit — protein MEFKIKRKSVKTVTTGSLVDVYPHDLQMYKIPPTDNISLQEFESLALERLTLLRCLATATTLKGLRIFSEEWTDFVISDLKNQGLKYYAKLCEKSGCGTLQPDLEARRKDHIAHFILRLAYCRTEELRRWFISRELELFKMRFMTMKTDAIDSFFKINNLCYTNISDDEKNELIKYLRESTFYHNNQNIENFKFYKVKFYEVLDLVKSRKVYLRGGYAYIPHKDFISVLSAQFRMLLRQSLAVACHHLGEIEQDERLVSLLKGLHQSYSGNDFISDTKVTVPIESLDFLSAKSFPLCMKQLHEHLRSAHHLKHGGRLQYGLYLKGIGVTLEDSLRFWREEFTKIMELDKFEKQYAYNIRYNYGKEGSKKNYTPFNCLKIINTNVGPGECHGCPYRHCDSGILKNKLKGYGLDAQAVNDVVDMAKKGHYQIACSKYFDAVNKTDLGLGINHPNQFFEESQKLLKGDIKIEVKKEEKSNIVKTESNNIEDMDFDEITEWKE, from the exons atggaatttaaaataaaaaggaaatctGTAAAAACAGTTACTACTGGCAGTCTTGTTGATGTTTATCCTCATGATTTACAAATGTACAAGATTCCTCCTACTGATAATATATCATTACAAGAATTTGAAAGTTTAGCTCTGGAAAGACTTACTTTGCTAAGATGTTTGGCAACAGCCACGACTTTAAAGGGACTCAGAATTTTCTCCGAGGAATGGACTGACTTTGTTATAAGCGATTTGAAAAATCAAGGCTTAAAGTACTATGCTAAACTTTGCGAAAAATCGGGTTGTGGGACACTTCAGCCTGATTTGGAAGCTAGGCGAAAAGATCATATAGCTCATTTCATACTCAGATTAGCATATTGCAGAACTGAAGAATTACGTCGCTGGTTTATTTCTCGAGAACTGGAGTTATTTAAAATGAGATTTATGACTATGAAGACTGATGCAAttgattcattttttaaaataaacaatctaTGCTACACCAATATATCTGATGATGAGAAGAatgaacttattaaatatttaagggaatcaacattttatcataataatcaaaatatcgaaaactttaaattttataaggtaAAATTCTATGAAGTTCTTGACTTGGTAAAATCAAGAAAAGTTTATCTTCGTGGTGGATATGCTTATATTCCTCATAAAGATTTCATTTCAGTACTTTCTGCCCAATTTAGGATGCTACTGCGGCAAAGTTTGGCAGTTGCTTGTCATCATTTAGGTGAGATTGAACAAGATGAGAGACTTGTGTCCTTACTCAAAGGCTTACATCAATCATACTCTGGCAATGATTTTATAAGTGATACAAAAGTCACAGTCCCAATAGAAAGTCTTGATTTCTTATCTGCTAAATCATTTCCTTTATGTATGAAGCAACTTCATGAACATTTACGTTCAGCTCATCATCTCAAGCATGGTGGAAGATTGCAATATGGACTTTACTTAAAAGGTATAGGTGTAACACTAGAAGATTCGCTCAGATTCTGGAGAGAGGAATTCACAAAAATTATGGAATTAGACAAGTTCGAGAAACAATATGCAtacaatataagatataattatggAAAAGAAGGTAGCAAAAAAAACTACACTCCCTTCAActgtttaaaaatcataaacacTAATGTAGGTCCGGGTGAATGCCATGGCTGTCCATATAGACATTGCGATTCaggtatcttaaaaaataaactaaaaggaTACGGATTAGATGCTCAAG CTGTCAATGATGTTGTCGATATGGCTAAGAAAGGTCACTACCAAATTGCatgtagtaaatattttgatgcAGTTAACAAAACAGATCTTGGTTTAGGTATTAATCATCCCAATCAGTTTTTTGAAGAAAGTCAGAAACTTTTAAAAGGTGATATTAAAATTGAGGTAAAAAAAGAAGAGAAGTCTAATATAGTCAAAACAGAATCTAACAACATTGAGGATATGGACTTTGATGAGATTACCGAGTGGAAAGaataa